From a single Rutidosis leptorrhynchoides isolate AG116_Rl617_1_P2 chromosome 5, CSIRO_AGI_Rlap_v1, whole genome shotgun sequence genomic region:
- the LOC139848568 gene encoding uncharacterized protein has product MCQTGTRIIIGWNPDIVNVMVVALTDQVVHCLVRMVQDNKQMFASFVYASNSYIERRILWKDLVMHKGFVGEYPWTILGDFNASIGVDESTSGASRMTIAMREFKECIDTLQVEDLNYPGINYTWNQSPNEMNGMLKKIDRVLVNAAFLSTYPQAYDHANRVHVDPSSFTSKLSREMAANMIRPVTNEDIKLAMFGIGEDKASGPDGYSSSFFKKAWDVVGDEVGCAIKEFFKNGQLLTEINHTILTLLLKVKSPSKVNDYRPISCCNVLYKCISKIITSRIKGALDVIISNNQSAFVSGRRIFDNILLTQEIMKNYHLDRGIPRCAFKVDIQKAYDTVDWEFLKEVLQGFGFHKIMIKWIMKCVSTTSFSISINGELHGHFKGKRGLRQGDPMSPYLFTMVMEILTLLFQWNINNNQEFTYHPKCESQKIVNVCFADDLFIFSYANMESVMIIADALEEFKNCSGLVPSFQKSTAFFAGVNKHIKDAILMVMPFVVGSLPVICLGVPLISTRLYHKDCKGLVDRLKRKIDDWKNKYLSFAGRVQLITSVLSSMQVYWSSVFMLSDSVIKEMEKIMRGFLWCQGEMKQGKAKVKWSTVYLPKSEGGLGIKSLKTWNIALMVYHIWNIITCKQTLWVKWIHTYRLQNHNFWVVDNVASGSWVWRKILSIRQLVRHLIVHVVGNGSNTSAWFDSWTDFGPLAQIQVPNTTQEDKVGWKDSNGELVEFSSKAAWESLRNRTTPVDWFQMVWFSNSIPRHTFMMWLLMDEKLKTQDKLHVWDVGSSNQGSPICALCSLQQDSHNHLFFECTFSKQLWSKVKKFIVIPGIGYNWKDIMQLLIPYAHRRVARMLVAKFLLAATVYFIWQERNARLFKGESRDRNKLFNIIYGTVRLKLMSVKFKESHQVKQETDVIAVNFCGTIDGSLVVVAGELLPLPPLTIFNPSRRVSVLLGGGGVLDERAGKLLNNGWRAEWRVAG; this is encoded by the exons ATGTGTCAGACGGGAACTCGTATCATTATTGGTTGGAACCCGGACATCGTGAATGTTATGGTTGTTGCCCTCACTGATCAAGTTGTTCATTGTCTTGTGCGAATGGTTCAAGATAATAAGCAAATGTTTGCTTCCTTTGTTTATGCCTCTAATTCCTATATTGAGAGACGTATTTTATGGAAAGATCTGGTAATGCATAAAGGCTTTGTTGGTGAATATCCATGGACAATTCTAGGAGACTTTAATGCTTCTATAGGGGTGGACGAATCAACATCAGGTGCATCTAGAATGACGATAGCGATGAGAGAGTTTAAAGAATGCATTGATACATTGCAAGTGGAAGATTTAAATTACCCGGGCATCAATTATACATGGAACCAAAGTCCGAATGAGATGAATGGCATGCTAAAAAAGATAGATCGAGTGTTGGTAAATGCAGCCTTTTTGTCCACGTATCCTCAAGCCTACGATCATGCTAATAGGGTACATGTGGATCCATCTTCGTTTACTTCCAAACTGTCTCGTGAGATGGCTGCTAATATGATTAGGCCAGTGACAAATGAGGATATTAAGCTAGCGATGTTTGGTATTGGTGAAGATAAAGCGTCTGGCCCGGATGGTTACTCATCGTCTTTCTTTAAAAAAGCATGGGATGTGGTGGGAGATGAAGTTGGTTGTGCGATCAAAGAGTTCTTTAAAAATGGGCAACTCCTTACGGAAATTAATCACACAATATTGACTTTACTTCTGAAAGTTAAATCGCCATCAAAGGTGAATGATTATAGACCTATATCTTGTTGTAACGTTTTGTACAAATGTATCAGTAAAATTATTACAAGCAGGATAAAGGGTGCTCTTGATGTAATCATTAGTAATAaccagtcagcctttgtttcgggaAGGAGAATTTTTGATAATATTCTTCTCACGCAAGAGATCATGAAAAACTATCATTTGGATAGAGGCATTCCAAGATGTGCATTTAAAGTTGATATTCAAAAAGCTTATGATACTGTTGATTGGGAGTTTTTAAAGGAGGTGTTGCAAGGTTTCGGGTTCCATAAAATCATGATCAAATGGATCATGAAGTGCGTGTCCACAACGTCTTTCTCTATTAGCATCAATGGAGAATTACATGGTCACTTTAAGGGTAAACGAGGGTTGCGCCAAGGGGACCCAATGTCTCCCTATTTGTTTACGATGGTCATGGAGATTCTCACACTTTTATTTCAATGGAATATAAATAACAACCAAGAGTTCACCTATCATCCTAAATGCGAAAGTCAGAAAATCGTAAATGTTTGTTTCGCTGATGATCTTTTTATTTTTTCTTATGCAAACATGGAATCTGTGATGATTATTGCGGATGCGTTGGAAGAGTTTAAAAATTGTTCGGGTTTGGTTCCTAGTTTCCAGAAGAGTACTGCCTTTTTTGCAGGTGTTAATAAGCATATTAAAGATGCGATTTTGATGGTCATGCCTTTTGTGGTGGGTTCGTTACCGGTTATATGCCTAGGTGTTCCACTTATATCTACAAGACTATACCACAAAGATTGCAAGGGGCTAGTAGATAGATTAAAAAGGAAAATTGATGATTGGAAGAATAAGTATTTGTCATTTGCGGGGAGGGTTCAACTTATTACGTCTGTGCTTTCATCCATGCAAGTTTATTGGTCATCGGTCTTCATGCTTTCGGATAGTGTTATCAAAGAGATGGAGAAAATTATGCGAGGGTTTCTATGGTGCCAAGGGGAAATGAAGCAAGGTAAAGCAAAGGTTAAATGGTCTACGGTTTATCTTCCCAAAAGTGAGGGTGGTCTCGggattaaaagtctaaaaacttggAATATCGCTTTGATGGTTTACCACATTTGGAACATTATCACATGCAAGCAAACCTTATGGGTGAAGTGGATTCATACTTACCGCTTGCAAAATCATAATTTCTGGGTGGTGGATAATGTAGCGTCGGGAAGCTGGGTGTGGCGTAAAATACTTAGCATTCGACAGCTTGTTAGGCACCTAATTGTTCATGTGGTTGGGAACGGTTCTAATACATCAGCCTGGTTTGATTCTTGGACAGATTTCGGTCCCCTAGCGCAA ATCCAAGTACCGAATACAACTCAGGAGGACAAGGTTGGGTGGAAGGATTCGAATGGTGAATTGGTGGAATTTTCATCCAAGGCAGCTTGGGAATCTCTTAGGAATCGAACAACTCCAGTTGATTGGTTCCAAATGGTGTGGTTTTCAAACTCGATCCCCCGGCACACGTTTATGATGTGGTTACTTATGGATGAGAAATTGAAGACTCAAGACAAGCTTCATGTTTGGGATGTCGGTAGTTCGAATCAAGGAAGTCCAATTTGTGCTCTTTGTAGTCTGCAGCAAGACTCCCACAACCACTTATTTTTTGAGTGCACTTTCTCCAAGCAATTATGGAGCAAGGTAAAAAAGTTTATTGTGATTCCAGGAATTGGTTACAATTGGAAAGATATAATGCAGCTATTGATTCCATATGCTCATAGAAGAGTCGCTCGCATGTTGGTAGCAAAGTTTCTTCTTGCGGCTACTGTGTACTTTATATGGCAAGAACGGAATGCTAGGCTCTTTAAAGGTGAATCTCGTGACCGGAACAAACTGTTTAACATCATCTATGGGACCGTTCGTTTAAAGTTGATGTCGGTGAAGTTCAAGGAGTCGCATCAAGTGAAACA AGAAACTGATGTTATTGCGGTCAATTTTTGCGGCACCATTGATGGTAGCCTTGTAGTTGTCGCCGGTGAACTGCTACCATTGCCACCTCTG ACCATATTTAACCCTTCGAGGCGTGTTAGCGTGTTACTGGGTGGAggtggggtgcttgatgagcgtgctgGTAAACTGTTGAATAATGGGTGGCGTGCTGAGTGGCGTGTTGCTGGGTAG
- the LOC139848569 gene encoding uncharacterized protein, protein MCSCAEELDQEAGEGPSQRPPRGTRMYLHRDRGGSNNDINVLNRSPLFDSIKTGTAPPSPFTVPGHDYTHGYYLADGIYPDWATLIKAYSSPTDDLAAKFTWFQESARKNVQRTFSVPQVIQEDNGFAITSLDEEYLRESENQPAFVRNRNSNRATREKEIRDKDVHNQLRADLTEHI, encoded by the exons ATGTGTTCGTGTGCCGAAGAGCTAGACCAAGAAGCTGGTGAAGGCCCAAGTCAGAGACCTCCACGAGGAACGCGAATGTATCTTCATAGGGATCGCGGAG GTTCCAACAATGATATCAATGTGTTAAACCGATCACCATTGTTTGATTCTATTAAGACCGGTACCGCTCCACCTTCACCATTTACAGTACCTGGTCATGACTACACACATGGTTATTATCTCGCCGATGGTATTTATCCGGATTGGGCTACACTTATTAAAGCATATTCATCCCCAACTGACGACCTAGCTGCAAAGTTTACATGGTTTCAAGAAAGTGCACGAAAGAATGTCCAGCGCACATTCAGTGTTCCTCAAG TGATCCAAGAGGATAATGGTTTTGCTATAACTTCACTTGACGAAGAGTATTTAAGAGAGTCAGAAAACCAACCTGCTTTTGTTAGGAATCGAAATAGTAATCGAGCAACACGAGAAAAGGAAATACGAGACAAAGATGTGCATAATCAACTTCGTGCAGACTTAACCGAGCATATATAG
- the LOC139850612 gene encoding plant intracellular Ras-group-related LRR protein 9-like has product MDPNPKNFPILSYVMTRLPSMKRPNTSDFDIEQPPPIIPCSPFKPKPEPYFELTERMPHLTDPHLLASMRSAVADVSQTRSLLKTLGERPDHEAVDMAKTRLAEIDSMLSDELDEIELSDKVDPEKEKRKKAIDREKQMHKALISLDQMHESYDKLLSDAEKRLEKIYESAKLGGSNKPGPIVDEKGSGRNSNVTDDVKEEVIAILTDALSNGAQSIDLSERRLPFVPEAFGKISTLVYLNLSSNQIEVLPDSVAGLENLEELNVSANIMEELPDSIGCLNKLKILDVSSNKLASLPDTITQCRSLVELDASFNRLTYLPTKIGSELVNLKKLSIPLNKVRNFPTSIGEMKSLQYLDAHFNELRGLPKSVGKLTNLEVLNLSSNFSDLKELPDTLGDMKNLRELDVSNNQIQQLPLTFGRLEKLTKLNVDQNPLVIPPKHVVEEGIGAVKVYMAQRWFDMLVAEEEKNRREQEELAQASWLARSKSWLAVAAGTVSLFMAGESDDPYLDEER; this is encoded by the exons ATGGATCCAAACCCTAAAAATTTCCCAATTCTATCCTACGTCATGACCAGACTCCCCAGCATGAAACGTCCAAACACGTCCGATTTCGACATCGAACAACCGCCACCTATCATCCCTTGTTCGCCTTTCAAACCGAAGCCCGAACCTTATTTCGAACTCACAGAACGAATGCCTCATTTAACGGATCCTCATCTTCTAGCTTCCATGCGATCAGCCGTGGCTGATGTATCTCAAACTCGATCGTTACTCAAAACACTCGGTGAACGTCCCGATCACGAAGCTGTTGATATGGCCAAAACACGTCTCGCAGAAATCGATTCAATGTTATCGGATGAGCTTGACGAAATCGAGTTATCTGATAAGGTTGATCCAGAAAAGGAGAAACGAAAGAAGGCGATTGATCGTGAGAAACAAATGCATAAAGCTCTGATCTCGTTAGATCAAATGCACGAATCCTATGATAAATTGTTGAGTGATGCAGAAAAGAGACTTGAGAAGATATATGAATCGGCTAAGTTAGGAGGAAGTAATAAACCGGGCCCGATTGTTGATGAAAAAGGCTCGGGCCGAAATTCCAATGTTACAGATGATGTTAAGGAGGAAGTTATTGCGATTTTAACGGATGCATTGTCCAATGGTGCTCAATCGATTGATTTATCAGAGAGACGGTTGCCTTTTGTACCTGAAGCGTTTGGAAAGATTAGTACATTGGTTTATCTTAATCTTTCCTCTAATCAGATTGAG GTACTTCCTGATTCTGTTGCTGGACTTGAAAACCTTGAAGAGCTTAATGTCTCAGCCAATATAATGGAGGAGCTACCAGATTCCATTGGCTGTTTGAATAAGCTGAAGATTCTTGATGTTTCTAGCAACAAACTTGCTTCCTTACCTGACACCATTACTCAATGCAG GTCACTAGTAGAACTTGATGCGAGTTTCAATAGGCTAACGTATCTCCCCACCAAAATTGGGTCTGAACTAGTGAACTTAAAGAAGCTTTCGATCCCTTTAAACAAGGTACGCAACTTCCCGACGTCTATTGGAGAAATGAAATCTCTTCAGTACTTAGATGCACACTTCAACGAGCTACGGGGCCTACCAAAATCCGTTGGAAAATTAACAAATCTCGAAGTACTTAATTTAAGTAGTAACTTCAGTGATCTCAAAGAGCTCCCAGACACACTTGGCGATATGAAAAATCTTAGAGAACTTGATGTAAGCAATAATCAAATACAACAACTTCCGTTGACTTTTGGTCGACTTGAAAAGTTGACCAAACTCAACGTTGACCAAAACCCGTTGGTGATCCCACCGAAACACGTGGTGGAAGAAGGTATTGGTGCTGTGAAAGTTTACATGGCTCAGAGGTGGTTCGATATGTTAGTTGCGGAAGAGGAAAAAAATAGACGTGAACAAGAGGAATTGGCTCAGGCTAGTTGGTTGGCCCGTAGCAAGTCGTGGTTAGCTGTTGCGGCTGGTACTGTTTCTCTGTTTATGGCTGGAGAGAGCGATGACCCTTACCTTGACGAGGAGCGATGA